Sequence from the Ochrobactrum sp. Marseille-Q0166 genome:
GGGCCGGACCCGGGGAGAGTGGGCGAGCAGGCCAAGGGGTCAGACCGTTTTGGTGGTCGTTTTAATGCAAGTGGCCGTGGTAGTTTTGGAAACGAACGCCATAGGGCTGGCAATGGCGATGAGGCCATTCAGTCCACACAGGCTATGTGATGCGCGAGAAGCGTTCACGGGATTGTCTCCTTTTCCGATTGCGCTTTTAAGCCGTTTGAAAAAAGAGTCAATGTATTTGCAGTGATGAACGCAACAAAACTGCTCAAATGTGTGGGAGCGATACCGCTTATTACGCCGGGACCGCGAAATGACAAAGACCCGCGCGGAAGATACAGCGCGGGTCTTTGAACACTGATGCTCTGTTAGTAAAGCAGACGCGTGCGAATAGTGCCCGGAATTTCGCGCATTGCCTGAAGTACATCTTCGGCGTGTTCTTCCATCGCATCACCTTCGATCACCACATAGCCGACTTCACCATCGGTCTGCAGAAACTGACTGACAATATTGATGTTGTGCGATGAGAAGATGTTGACGAGACTGTTGAGGATGCCCGGGCGGTTCTCGTGCACATGCATGAAGCGCGTGCCGCTTGGACGTGCAGGCAGCTGAACCTGTGGGAAATTGACCGCACCCAGCGTTGAACCAACATCGGAATATTCAACCAGCTTGCGGCTGACTTCCATACCGATGCGCTCCTGCGCTTCTTCGGTGGAACCACCGATATGCGGGGTCAGGATGACATTTTCCAGTCCCTGCAATGGCGAAACAAACGGATCTTTGTTCGAAGCCGGCTCAACCGGGAACACGTCAATTGCCGCACCCGCAAGGTGACCTTCTTTGAGCACCGTTGCCAATGCCTCAAGATCGACCACATTTCCGCGCGCATTGTTGATGAGGAAGGCGCCCTTCTTCATCTTGCGCAGCTTGGCTTCGGTAATCATCTTGGCCGTCGACTTGTTCGATGGCACATGAAGGCTAACCACGTCAGAAATTTTGAGCAATTCGTCGAGCGTTTCGGTCGGGATGACATTGCCATATTGCAGCTTGTCGGTCATGTCGAAGTATCGGACCGTCATGCCGAGGCTTTCAGCCAGATTGCCGACCTGCGAACCGATATTGCCGTAGCCAACGATGCCCAGCGTCTTGCCGCGGACTTCACGGCTACCGGTCGCACTCTTGTCCCAGCCGCCGACATGGGCTGCATTGGAGCGAGGGAAAATACGGCGCATCAGCATGATGATTTCGCCAATCACCAGTTCCGCAACCGAACGGGTATTGGAGAAAGGTGCATTGAATACCGGAATACCACGCTTGCGGGCGGCCTTCAGGTCCACCTGATTGGTGCCGACCGAGAAACAACCGACTGCGATCAGACGCTGCGCTGCTTCAAATACTTCATCGGTAAGCTGTGTGCGCGAACGGATGCCAACAATATGCGCGGAAGCAATCGCCTCGATCAACTCAGCCTTGTCGAGTGCCTTGGGCAAATGAACGACGTTCGTGTAGCCGGACGACTTGAAATAATCGACAGCAGACTGGTTAATGCCTTCGAGAAGAAG
This genomic interval carries:
- the serA gene encoding phosphoglycerate dehydrogenase; translated protein: MTARLSFARERINVLLLEGINQSAVDYFKSSGYTNVVHLPKALDKAELIEAIASAHIVGIRSRTQLTDEVFEAAQRLIAVGCFSVGTNQVDLKAARKRGIPVFNAPFSNTRSVAELVIGEIIMLMRRIFPRSNAAHVGGWDKSATGSREVRGKTLGIVGYGNIGSQVGNLAESLGMTVRYFDMTDKLQYGNVIPTETLDELLKISDVVSLHVPSNKSTAKMITEAKLRKMKKGAFLINNARGNVVDLEALATVLKEGHLAGAAIDVFPVEPASNKDPFVSPLQGLENVILTPHIGGSTEEAQERIGMEVSRKLVEYSDVGSTLGAVNFPQVQLPARPSGTRFMHVHENRPGILNSLVNIFSSHNINIVSQFLQTDGEVGYVVIEGDAMEEHAEDVLQAMREIPGTIRTRLLY